The Comamonas sp. lk genome contains the following window.
TTTGACGGTGGCAGGCGACAACACATCGTTTTGAATCGCGGCCATGCTGTCCGCCGTGTGCTTGGGCGTGGCCTCAATCAGCTGGGCAATGCGCTGGTAGCGATAGGGCAGGCTCCAGTCCTGGGTCAGAAAATGCGCATAGCCTTCGGCCGTGACGCGCTGGTTGGCCGTGGCCACATAGCCGCGCGCGGCGCCATCGTCTTGCGGCGTCTGCGCATGGCTGAGCCAGCCCTGCCAGTCATAGCGGGCCAGCCAGCCCGGAGCCGGTGCCACGCCGCGCAAATCGTTATCCGCTGCACGCACCGGCACCTTGCCTGCGGCCTTGAAGCCAATATGGCCCTGCACATCGGCGGCCACAATGCTTTGCATGGGCGAGTGGTAGCCGGCAAAAGCTGCGAACAGCTGCTCCACCGTGTGCGCGCCATTGGCCTTGAGCCCGGCCTCTATGGTGCCGTTGTCGGTGTCGAGCGCGGCCCAGCGCAAGGCCACGGCATATTGGCGGCGCTCCAGAAACTGGCTGTAGACGGCCTGCACATCGCTGAGCACCGGACCGTGGCGCGTGCTGCGCAGCGGCAGTTGAAGATCAGGCTGGCCCTTGATCTTGAACACCTCGTTGCGCACCTCGAATGACTCCCAGCCCGTGGGCGTTCTATAGCGGCCGGGATCGTCGGGGTCGATCAGCTCCAGATACAGATCCTGCACATCGGGATTGGTGTTGGTAAAGCCCCAGGCCACCTCACGCGTGCGGCCCAGCACCACAAACGGCAGGCCAGGCAAGCTGGCGCCCACCACATCCAGGGCCGCCAGCTCGGCACCATCGGCCGCCTTGCCTGCCGGTGCCTGCAAATGCGTGAAGTACCAGATGGCCGGCGCCGACAGGGCCAGATGCGGATCATTGGCCAGCAGCGGCTTGCCGCTTTGCGTGCGGCTGCCCGCCAGCACCCAGTTGTTGCTGCCCTTGCCGTCGTTGCTGCCCATGTCCTGCACGGTTTGCGCTGCCCATTGCTGCAGCGCGCTGGCAGCCAGATCGGCGACCCGCGTATCGGCCTGTGGAGCCTGCGGTGCATGGGCCTGTATTGCCTGCGGCTTGTACACGCCCAGCTCACGGTACAGGCCGGCCAGATCCACAGACGTGGCCGGAGCCTCGCCCGGGTAGGCAGGCATGAGTTGCCATAGCTGTTCGGTGCTCAGGGTTTGCAGCAGATTGAGGCGCGCGGCCTCATTGCCCCAGTTGCCGCCCAGATCCAGCGCCATCATCAAAGCCCAGCCCACGCTGTCCAGCGCCGACCAGGGCACGCTATCGCCACCACTGGTGCCACCACCGGCCTGGGTGCCCAGCAGCAGAAATTCGGGGGCCTTGGCCTGACTTTGGCCGGCGTAAAACGCGGCAATGCCTTCGCTGTACACCGTTAGCGCCTCGCGCACCGAGGCCGGCATGGCCGCGTACTGGCGCCGGGCCGCTCCGTGGATATCCAGCAAGCGCATCAGCTTGTCCAGCTCCAGTGTGGCAGGGCCCAGGATTTCAGACAAGCGGCCTTGCATCAGGCGGCGGTTGAACTCCAGCTGCCAGCCGCGTTCCTGTGCATGGACAAAGCCCAGGGCACGCCAGGCATCCTGCGGCGACTGTGCCTGAATATGGGTGATATCTGCGGCATCGCGCCGCAGCTGAACATTGCCGGCAAGCCCGGCAACAGCCAGCGTGCCATCCAGCCGGGGCTGGGCCTTGACGCCATAGATCGCCGCCACACTGCCGGCCAGCAAGGCCACCCCCACGGCCACGGCACCGGCGTTCAAACCCAGCCGAACCCAGCGCTGTGATGCTGTCTTGTCTCCCATGCTGCTGCCTCGCTTTGTCGTTGTCTACAAGCACTGCCGCATCGCGGAAGCTGACGGCTTTTGTAGCACAGCGGTTGGCATTCGACACTGCTGGACGAACCGGATTGCCTGCGCGGCAAGACCCCGGCTTGCGCGACAATCACCACCTCGCGCCAGGAAGCCATCCATGCGCTGTCACCCGTGAAGGATTTTGCCCATGTGGCCGTTCAGCTTGCTCAAGAAACTCAGCCAGGACCCGCCCGTGGGCCAGACCCGCGGCGACTATATAGGCTGCTATCTGCTGGGCACGCACACCGCCGGCCGCGATGACGATGTGAGCTATATCTCCCTGGCCACCACCCGCGAAGCCCTGGAGCAGGACGCTTTGCAATACTTGCACGGCTTTTTGCAAAGCCACCCGCAACTCAATCCCGAAGAGCGCAGCACTATCGAGAGCCTGATTGAGCACTGGAAGGAACGCGCCGACGCCCACCTGGCCGCCGCCAGCGGCAAGCCTTTGGCGCTGCAAGGCGGCGCCGTGCTGTTTTTGCGCACCGGCATGCGGGCCCGCAAAAAAGAAAAAGGCGTCTACCTGGAGTGACGCCTAGGAGCAGGGAAGGTGTGCCAAAACTGTGGCTTCACTGCGCGAAGTCCAGCGCAAAGCCTTCTTCCGTCAGCTGGATTTCGCCCTCAGCCCCGGTTTGCAGCCAGCCTTGGCTGATCGCCTGTGCCAGCGCCGCCTGCTGGTCGCCATGGCTTATGCCGTGTCTATCCAGGTCTTGGGCCAGAAACTGCGGCGCCATGCCCTCGCCGGCGCGCAAGCCCTGCTCTACGACCAGGATGTAGAGCAGCTTGTGGGCCGCAGTCTGCTGGGTGGGATCTGTCATGCTCGAAACTCCTTGGATTGGTGCCCGCTACCAGGCCTCATAGCTGGCCGCTCAACACCACTTAGGTTCACCTGATCGCTGGTATCAAGGGCCGGGAAAAACCGCGTGTTCGATGTGTTCAGACTGTCTGCAACCACTGCAGCGCCAGCTCGTCGTCGGCAAACGGAAAGTGCCGGACCTGGGCCCCCGTGAAATGTTTGCCGAAAAATTCGGCCACGCCCGCCAGCTGGCTGTCGGTCACCAGGGCAATACGCTCCACCTGCTTGTGGTGGTCGCGGACAAAGCCCAGGTGGGCGCTCAGCCCGGCCCAGTTTTCCCAGCCAGGAAAGTCTTTGGCCTGGATCATCACGCCATGCAGCTTGGCGTGCTCCGCCAGATAGGCGTTCACATCCAGGTTCATGCGTTCAAAGTCCTGCTGCGTCAAAGGCCCCCGGGGTTGCAGCAGCAAAAGACCTTCGGGCTTCATCAAAGAGTAGTTCAACATGTGCAACTCCTGCAGTCAGACCCCCACTGTACGGCGTTAGGGGCTCAATAGCAGCCTTTTAAAAATGCCCGCGAGACCGGCCTTGGAACTGTAAAAAAGCCCGCCCTGTGGATGCTCAAGGCGGGAAGGCTGGCTACTCCTGATCGCAGCGAATCACCACCGTGCCGACTTTGGCCTTGGCTTCCACCGCCTGATGGGCCAGGCCGGTTTGCAGCAGAGAAAACACGCTGTCCACCGCATGGCGCGCGTGCTGCACTTCCTGCAGCCAGCGCGCAATGCCTTGCTGGGCCTCGCGGCGCCTGGATGCTTGCAAGCCCGAGAGATACAGGCCTTGCAGCCTCAAATTCTTGCGAATGATGCTGGCCATGGGCAAGGCCGCCGTTGCCTGCGAGCCGATGGCATAGCTGACCCAGACGGCATTGTCATGGGCGGCACCCAGCACCAGCTGGCTGTTGGCAACCACATCCACATCGACAATGCGCTGCACGCCATCCACGGCCGCCTGTTGCAACTGATCTCCGGCCGAGGCTTGGGTGTAATCAATCACCACATCGGCACCGGCATCCAGCGCATGCTCGGCCTTGGCGCTGGAGCTCACCGTGGCGACCACACGCGCACCGCCCCATTTCGCCAGCTGAATCGCGTAATGCCCCACGGCACCGGCACCGCCCGTGACCAGCACCGTCCGGCCCTTGATGGGTTCCGAATCAAAAAGCGCGCAATAGGCCGTCACACAGGGAATGCCCAGGCAGGCGCCTTGCTCCGCGCTCATCTGCGCAGGAAGCTCGGACGCCAACTCCTCGGGCAGGCAGACATATTCAGCCGCCGTGCCAAACGCGCGGCCTCTCTGGGCGAAATACACCCACACGCGGGTGCCGACCCGGGCGGCGCTGACACCTTCGCCCACCGCATCGATGACACCTGCGCCATCGCTATTGGGAATGATGCGGGGAAAGTCCATGGCATGCAGACGCCCGGCTCGCCGGTTGACATCGGCCGGGTTCACGGCCGAGGCCAGCAGCCGCACGCGAACTTCTCCGCGCGCGGGCACCGGGGTTGGCATCTCGCCATACTGCAAGACTTCTTGCGCCAGACCTTGTCGTTCATACCAAACAGCCCGCATTGCCTCATTCCTTCCGAATTGGTGGTCCCAAGCACGCTGCCTGCATCTTGGTGGCGGCAGTCGCGGCCCGCGATTATGGTGCAACCAGAAGATTTGGCCGCACTGGTTTTGGCAGCGCTGGTGCGCCGGTCGGCCATGCCTTATTCGCAGCCCAGCGCCTGGCTCATGCTGTCCAGCTGCGCGCCCAGAGCGGCCTGCAGATCTGCACGCATGGCGTCGCGCGTGAGCAGCTCCTCGGCATACAGCGCCGCCCAGTCCACGCCCACGCCGATCACGGCACCGGCCAGCGCGCCCACCACAGCCCCGGCCACCGTGCCCACGCCGGGCACGACCGAGCCCAGCGCCGCACCGGCCGCGGCAGCTCCGGCCTTGCCAATGCCCTGCTTGGCCGCCGCCTTGGCCAGAACCTTGCTGGCCGCCTTCATGGAGGTTTTGGCCATGGCCTTGGCCGCTACCACCGCCGCCAGGGCTCCGGCTCCCGTGCCGGCCACGGCACTGGCAGCCAGCCGCTGGCGTGCCTCGCCCAGCAAATCCAGCGCCGGTAGCTGGGGCACTTGCACCCGCACAATGCATTGGCTGGCATCCAGCGCCAGATGGTGGCGAGCCAGGGTTTCGTTGATGCGCTGCTGCCCCTCTTGCAGCGCTGCGCCGCTGCGTGCGCCCTGCTGCTGCACGGCTTGCATCCAGGCGTCCAGCCCCTTGGCCTGGCCCAGGGTGGAAGTCAGCTTGTCCTGCAGGAACACGCCCACATCGCCCGTCAACAGGCTGAAAATGCGCCCCCACTCGGCTCCCAGGCTGAAGTACCAGTCCAGATAGCGTTCAATGGCGGCGTCCATCTCCTTGCGCACCTCGCCCGCGCCGGTGCACAACGCCTGGCCCAGCTGTGCCTGCTTGATTTGCCCCAAGGCCTGCAGCGCCTGCTGGCGTGTGGCCTCCAGCGTGCCCAGACGGTAGAGCTGCTGACCTATGCGTTCGCACTCGGGCAGGCGCTGCAGGGCCAGCGGGCTTTCATGGGTGCGCAGCAAGCCATCGACGCTGGCGCCGGTCTGCACCAGAAGGCCGGCCAGCAACACACCCACCAGGCCCAGCAACACCGCCGTGCCGCGCCTGTCTTGTGCCGGCGGTCTGGCCTGAAGCCAGATGGCACGCCCGCCTGCCGCCCCTTGCAGGGCGCAGCCCAGACACAGCAGCACGCCCACGGGGCCGAACAGCGCCAGCAGCAGCAAACGCAAGGCCGGCAGCTGGGGCAGTTCTGTCACTGCGCCGCCAGCCACTTGCAGTGCCAGCAAGCTATCCAGCCCCCAGCGGACCCAGCCCGACGGCGCCTGACGGATGCTGGCAATGGCCGCATCCAGCGCCTGGGCGCTCATGCCCGTGGCCAGAGCCCGGCCATAGTCCACGCTGCGCGCCATGCTCCACAGCCACAGTCCGCCCTGCACGGCCACCAGCAGCCAGCGGGCCAGACGCTGGCACCAGGCCCAGGTAAAAGCAGGCTGTGAAAATTCGGAATCCAGACGGGTTTGCAGCCAGCCGAACAGCAGGCCATGCAGCAGGGGCGCGGCGGCCAACAGTGCCCATTCCCAGGGCGCAAGAAACCAGGCTTGCAGCAAGCTGCTGCCGCTGAGCAGCAGCGCCAGCACCAAGGCTTTGATGGCAGGCCACCAGCCCCCTGACAAGCACCGACGAATGCGGCCTTGCGGCGCAAACTGGTGGTGTAGCACGCGCTTGCGCAGCATGAAGGCCAGCCACAGCCCCCAGGCGGGCAGTGCCCCCAGCGTCGCCACGGCCAGCAACCAGGCCCAGGGCGGCAAAAACACCAGCCAGTGGCTGGCGCCCCCGAGCAGGGCCAGCCACAACCAGCCCAGCATGGCCGCCGTCATGCCCTGTCTGGCCATGGCGGGCAGGCGCCTCATGGACCCTCGGTTAAAGCCGCTCCCGCCGAATCGCCCTTGCCTGCGCTGCCACGCGCAGCGGCGGCAATGCCTCTGGACACGCGGGCGTTGTAGACGCTCAGGCGGCTCAAGCCCAGTTGCTCGGCCACTCGGGCATCCGACGCCGTGCCCAGCAAGGCCACGGCCGCTGCGTCCCACTCAAATGCGGCATGACTGCTGCCGCTGACGGGTGCAATGCCCAGCTCGCCGCGCTTGGCCACCACACTGGCCTTGCTGATGCCCAGCTGGCCGGCCACCTGCGCATCGGAGTGCCGGCCCAGCAGGGCCAGCGCCTCATCCGTCCATTGGAAATGCCCGAAGGCAGGAACACCCAGTGCGTTGCGCTTGAGGTTGACGGTCTTGGCCGAGGTGCCCCAGCGCTGGGCCAGCACGGCATCTTTTTCCTGGCCCAGCTGAGCCAGCATCTCATCGGTCCATTGCAACGCCGCTTTGCCCATTTCCAACCTCTATAAATAAAACATGCGCCCAGCCCATATGAAGAATGCGCCAGGCGCTATGAATCAGTGAGTATGACCCCAGTAAATCAGAGCCTCGCGGCCTTCAACCGACAGCGATACCTGCGCGCCCACGGGCAGCAGCACCTTGGTGGGCACATGGCCAAACGGCAGGCCTTGCAGCACCGGGCGTTTGACTTGCATGCGCAGCCAGTCGATCACGGTCTGCAGCTTGAAGCCCTTGTCATGCGCGCCCAGCTTGAATTCAGTGAACTGGCCGAAGACAATGGCTTTTTGCTTGGCCAGCACGCCGGCCAGCAGCAGTTGGGTGAGCATGCGCTCGATTTTGTAGGGATGCTCGCCCACGTCTTCGATGAACAGGATGCCGCCTTCAATCTGCGGCATATACGGCGTGCCCAGCAGGGACACCAGCACCGCCAGATTGCCGCCCCACAGCGTGGCAACGCCGGGCACATAGAAATCCTTGAGCTGGGGCTTGCCATTGGGCAGCTCGCCCAGCTTGGGCATTTGCCAGCCTGCGCCCTCGCCCTGGCCGCTGAGCAGATCGGCAAAGCAGTCGAGCATGATGTCGTCCACTTCACCGCCATGCTTGGTGTCCACGCCGAAGTCGGCGTTCAGCGCCGGGCCGGCCCAGGTGGTCGCTCCCGTCTGGGCCAGCATGGCCAGCTGAAAAGCGGTGAAATCACTCAGGCCCACAAACTGCGTGCCCTTGGCAATCGCCTTGGCCACGGTCTTGTATTTGATGCCCGGCAAGATGCGCGTGAGGCCGTAGCCGCCGCGCGAGATCAGCGCCACATCGGCACCGCTGGCGGCCGCGCGGTGAATGGCGGCCAGACGGGTTTCATCATCGCCGGCAAAACGCAGATGGCTGCTCAGCGCATCGGCATCCACTTCCACTTCATGGCCAAGGGCCTCAAGGCGCTTGATGCCGCGCTTGAAAGCAGCCTTGTCGCGCACCGCTCCCGAAGGTGAGTAAATATAAATGTGCCTGGGGCCGTGGCTGTGATCATGGCCGCAGCAGCTGCCGTCAGCGGCATGCACATGGTCTGCATGATCGTGATGGTGGTGATCATGGCTATGTCCATGGTCGGCAGGCTTGCCGTGATCATGGTTGCAGCCTTCCGTGCCGCAGTCATGCCCGGCAAGATGTTCGTGATCGTGCTGCGCTGCAAGAACTGCCTTGCCTGGGGTCTTGCTAGAAGCTTTGCTCGACAATTTACGCGTGGTGGCCAAAACCTGTTCATGCAGGCTATGGCCTGCATGCTCCGAAAAAAGGGGGTGAACTGTGCTGCTCGGCGCACAACGCCGGCCGAGCGAAGATCGTATTTACGAACTAAAGCGCAAAGTATTCCACAGCCGCTCGCGCCATGTCCGCTGACAGCCAAGGAACCAGCGGCCTCTGCCGGGTTAGTTTCCAGGCGCTTGCATGGCCGTCCAAAGCCGGCAATGCCTGCATCCAGGCCGCTTGCCAGTCCTGAGCCGACACCTGCTGCTCCGTTGCAGGAGCTTGCAGCCACAGCTTATTGCGCTGCGCCCACTGCTGCAGCAATGCGGCCGGCAGCGGCGGCATTTCGGTCTGCACGCGAGACCAGGCCTTGAGCGCAGCCCTGTGGCCGGCATCCGGAAAAGGTGTATTCCATGCCATATCCTTTGCCGCCAGGCCTTCCACCTCCTGCATGGCCTGCGCCACATCCCAGGAGGGTTTGCGCGCGGCCTGTTCAAACCATTGCTGGCGCTTGGCAGGCTGTGCGGCCCCAGGCCAGACATCGGCCAGCCAGGCACCCACAAAGTTTTGCGGCCTGCGCTCGGCCAGCGCCAGACCCAGGCGGCCGCCATCGCCCTGGCCCAACAGCACCAGATGGCGCAAATCCATGGCCGCCAGCAGCTGCTCCAGCTGCTGGACATAGCCCTCGGCCGTGATGGCCTTGTCTTTCTTAGGCTGATCGCTGCGGCCAAAGCCCGGCAGATCGGGCACGACCACACGGTGGCCTTGGGCGGTCAGCGCAGGCAGCACGTGGCGAAACACATAAGCCCAGGCCGGACTGCCATGCAGGCAAAGCCAGGTCAGCGGCGCATCTGCCGGACCTTCATCCACCACGGCCAGGCGCAGGCCGTCCAGCGCCGGCAAATCGCTGCGCCATTGCGGCTGCCAGGGCCAGTCGGCCAGACCGGCAACAGCTTCAAAAGCGCTATCGGGGTTGCGCAAGGCCACGTCCTTGAGCGGATGCGGCTGCAGCGCCTTGTTCTGGGCCTTGTTCTGTGCGCGCCGCTGCTGGAAAAAGTCGGCCATCAGCGCCGCGCATTCCTCGGCCAGAACACCGCGCAGCACCTGGGTCTGGTGGTTGATCTGCGCATAGCCGAACACGTTGAGCACCGAACCTGCGGCCCCCGTCTTGGGCTCGGCCGCGCCATAGACCACGCGATCCACCCGCGCATGCAACATGGCGCCGCTGCACATGGTGCAAGGCTCCAGCGTGACATACAGGGTGCAGCCTTCCAGGCGGTAATTGCCCATCGCCTGCGCCGCCTCGCGCAAGGCCATGACCTCGGCATGTGCCGTGGGGTCCTGGCTGGCCAGAGGACTGTTGCGGCCACGGCCTATGACGCGTCCCTGATGCACGACCACGGCCCCCACCGGCACCTCGCCCGCCAAGGCGGCCTCGCGCGCCTGCTGCAAGGCCTCGCGCATAAAGTGTTCGTGCGTTGAACTATCAAAAACCATAGCTATCAGCGCTTATCTATATTGGGTAACAGCGTTGCTTCGTTCAAATTACTTGCCCGCTGGACGCAGTTGCTGGCGCTCGCCGCTGGCATAGCTGTAGATGGTGACCTGCGGCTCCTCCAGCTCGCCTTGCGAGGTGAAGCTGATGGTGGAGGTCACGCCCTGGTGATGGGTCTGGCGCAGCTGGGGCAAATAGGCTTCGGGCTGGCTGGAATCGGCACGCAACATGGCCTGGGCCAGCACCATGGTGGCGTCATAGGCATAAGGGCTGAAAACCTGGAACTGGCCGGGGAAGCGCTTGTCATAGCTTTGCTTCCAGGCCGTGCCGCCCGGCATGCTGGCCAAGGAGCTGCCGCCCACCACGCAGGTCACGTTTTTCAGTGCCGCCACCTTGCCTGCCATGGTGGGCAGGCGCTCGCTGCACTGGGCATCGCCGCCCAGAAACTTCAGATCGTTCATGGCCAGCTGCGACATCTGGCGCAAGAGGGGCCCGGCCTGGGCATCCACGCCGCCAAAGAAGATGGCATCGGGCTTTTTGCCCTTGATGGCCGTGAGAATCGGGGCGAACTCCGTGGCCTTGTCGCTGGTGTACTGCTTGTCCACGATCTGCACGTCGCGCTCGCGCGCTGCTGCTTCGAACAGTTTGACTATGCCCTGGCCATAGGCCGTGCGGTCGTCAATGATGGCCACGCGCTTGATGCCCTGGCGCTTGACAGCGTCGTCGAGCAAGGCGTTGACCATGGCCTCATCGCTGGCGATCACGCGAAAAGTATCGTCATAGCCGGCATCGGTGATGGCCGGATTCGTCGCTGCCGGCGTGATGTTGGGAATGCCGCACTCGTTATAGATCCTGGCCGCAGGCAAGGTGGTGCCCGACTGCAGATGGCCGACCACGGCTGCCACTTTCTTGTCGCAAAACAGGCGCGCCAGCGAGGCAGCCTGACCGGGGTCGCCGCCATCATCGCCAGCTTCCAGCTTCCACTGCACGGCCCGGCCGCCGATCTGCAGATTTTTGGCGTTCAGCTCTTCTATGGCCATGCGCACGCCGTTCTCCTCGTCCTTGCCCAGGGGAGCAATCGGGCCGGAAACCGGGCCGCCATGGGCGATGCGCACCACCAGCGGCTTGCCTTGCTCGCTGCTCCCGGCCGTGGCGCAAGCGCAGGCCAGGGCGGCGGCAGAGCCCAGAAATGCGTAACGAAAGGCAATGGAGCGGGGAACTGCACAACGCATGAAGATTCCTTTAATTAATCGATGGGCCGCCGGCGCAGGAAACATGCCGTGCACCGGGGCTGAAAAAGACGCCGCGCCGCAGCGCGATAAAGAAAATTGCCCGAGTATCTCGCCCAGGAACAGGGCAGGCAATCAGAAGATGAAGACAGAGGCGCAAATGCTGGCATGCGCTCTGAACTAAGAACGTGTTTGCGCTCTCTACGCAGCCGCGTTGAGGCGCAATCGGGATGAGTTCGAAGCGGTGTGGAGCAGCTTGCACCGGGGTGCAAGCAAGCCGCAGCGCGAAGAAATCGCCCGATTTCGCCTCAACCCTTCGGGCCAATGCCTTTGCGGGCGGCTTGCGGCGTTGCGGTCACTTGCAAGGCAACAGCCTTGCTGCGCACCCGCGCCTAGCATTCCATCCCGCAAAGACACTGGCGCGGCGCCGAGGAGATCGTAAACACGTTCTAAGCATTGTGGACCAATTGTCTATGTCAATATGTACAGCTGCGGCAAGCCCGTAAGCGATGGCTTACCCCAGGCGCCAGAAATCCCGCCACAGGCAGCAATTGCAAGGGGCGGCGATAATCCTGCCCCTATGTCTCTCCTGCCCCACCAGCTCGAACTCCTGTCCCCGGCCCGCGATGCCGATATCGGCATTGAAGCCATCAACCATGGAGCGGACGCCGTCTACATCGGCGGCCCGGCCTTTGGTGCGCGCGCCACGGCGGGCAACGACATCCGCGATCTGGAGCGGCTGATCAAGCATGCCCATCGCTTTGGCAGCCGTATCTTCATCACGCTCAACACCATCTTGCGCGACGATGAACTTGAAGGCGCACGCCAGATGGCCTGGCAAATCTACAACGCCGGAGCAGACGCGCTGATCGTCCAGGACATGGGTCTGCTGGAGCTGGACCTGCCGCCGATTCAGCTGCATGCCTCCACCCAAACCGACATCCGCACGCCCGAAAAAGCGCGCTTTCTGCAGGATGCTGGTCTGTCGCAAATCGTGGTGGCCCGCGAGCTGGATCTGCAGCAGATCGCCGCCATACGTGCCGCCACCGACCCGGCCCGCACCACGATTGAATTTTTCGTGCACGGCGCGCTGTGCGTGGCCTACTCCGGCCAGTGCTACATCACCCACGCCCATACCGGCCGCAGCGCCAACCGCGGCGACTGCAACCAGGCCTGCCGTCTGCCTTACGAGGTGACGGATGCCAGCGGCCGCATCATTGCCCATGAAAAGCATGTGCTGTCCATGAAGGACAACAACCAGAGCGACAATCTGCGCGCCCTGATCGATGCCGGCGTGCGCAGCTTCAAGATCGAGGGCCGCTACAAGGACATGGGCTATGTGAAGAACATCACCGCTCATTACCGCAAACTGCTCGATGAAATCATCGAAGAGCGCGAATTCTCCGAGCAGCCGCTGGCGCGCTCCTCCTCGGGTACCACCAGCTTCAGCTTCGAGCCCGATCCCGACCAGAACTTCAACCGCGAGTTCACCGACTATTTTGTCAACGGCCGCAAAGACGATATCGGCGCCTTCGACACGCCCAAGACTCCCGGCCGCTCTATTGGCTGGGTCACGCAAGTGGGCGACAAATGGTTCGAGATCGAAGCCAGCGACAAGGCCACCGAGCTGCACAACGGCGACGGCCTGTGCTACTACGATCTGCAAAAAGAACTGGTGGGCGTGCACATCAACCGCGTCGAATGCATGCATGCCAAGAAAGGCATCTGGCGCCTGTTCCCCAAGAACGAAATTGCCGAGTTCAAGGACTTGCGCAAAGGCCTGGAAATCAACCGCAACCGCGACATGGACTGGGTGCGTATGCTGGAGAAGAAATCCAGCGAACGCCGCATCGGCCTGTGGGCCGAGTTCAAGGAAGCCGTGAATGGCACGACGCAGGGCTTTGCGCTGACGCTGACCGATGAAGACGGTTTTACCGCCACCGCGTCCATCGAGCACGAGCATCAGAGCGCCACCGACGCTGCCAAGGCCGAAGCCACGCTGCGCGAGCAGCTGGGCCGCTTCGGTGCCAGCATCTTCTCGGTCAACGACATCAGCCTGCAGCTGTCCCAACCCTGGTTTGTGCCGGCCTCGGCCCTGAACCAGCTGCGCCGCGATGCACTGGCCGCGCTGGAAGCCGCCCGCGCCAATGGCTTTATCCGCCTGCCGCGCGCCAAGCCTGTGGAGCCGCCTGCACCCTTCCCCGAAGACACGCTGACTTACCTGTCCAATGTCTTCAACCAGAAGGCCCACGACTTCTACGTCAAGCACGGCGTGAAGGTGATCGACGCGGCCTACGAGAGCAAGGAAGAAGAAGGCGAAGTCTCGCTGATGATCACCAAGCACTGCGTGCGCTTTTCCATGAGCCTGTGCCCCAAGCAGGCCAAGGGCGTGATCGGCGTCAAGGGCACGATCAAGGCCGAGCCGCTGCAGCTGATCAACGGCAAGGAAAAGCTCACCCTGCGCTTTGACTGCAAGCCCTGCGAAATGCATGTGGTGGGCAAGATGAAGAAATCGGTGATGAACCAGCATGCCAAGGAAATGCAGGAGCACCCCATGCAGTTCTTCCGCACCCGACCTGCTCCCAACGCCAAGCCGTAATCCAGGCCAGCCAGTAGAAAAAAAGCCCGCGCATCGATTTCGATGAGCGGGCTTTTTGCTGACAGGGAGAACAGAACTTACCCTGGTGCTAACCCTTGGATTTTGCGTAGCAATGGAATCGATTATTTTTTAAGCATTCCGTGGAAAGCACCATCTGGCGCGGGTTTCGAGACTTTCAAGCGAGCTTTTCCACAAGAGCGTCCACATGAAGCGGGGATAAGAATTTAGGCCTC
Protein-coding sequences here:
- a CDS encoding branched-chain amino acid ABC transporter substrate-binding protein yields the protein MRCAVPRSIAFRYAFLGSAAALACACATAGSSEQGKPLVVRIAHGGPVSGPIAPLGKDEENGVRMAIEELNAKNLQIGGRAVQWKLEAGDDGGDPGQAASLARLFCDKKVAAVVGHLQSGTTLPAARIYNECGIPNITPAATNPAITDAGYDDTFRVIASDEAMVNALLDDAVKRQGIKRVAIIDDRTAYGQGIVKLFEAAARERDVQIVDKQYTSDKATEFAPILTAIKGKKPDAIFFGGVDAQAGPLLRQMSQLAMNDLKFLGGDAQCSERLPTMAGKVAALKNVTCVVGGSSLASMPGGTAWKQSYDKRFPGQFQVFSPYAYDATMVLAQAMLRADSSQPEAYLPQLRQTHHQGVTSTISFTSQGELEEPQVTIYSYASGERQQLRPAGK
- a CDS encoding U32 family peptidase → MSLLPHQLELLSPARDADIGIEAINHGADAVYIGGPAFGARATAGNDIRDLERLIKHAHRFGSRIFITLNTILRDDELEGARQMAWQIYNAGADALIVQDMGLLELDLPPIQLHASTQTDIRTPEKARFLQDAGLSQIVVARELDLQQIAAIRAATDPARTTIEFFVHGALCVAYSGQCYITHAHTGRSANRGDCNQACRLPYEVTDASGRIIAHEKHVLSMKDNNQSDNLRALIDAGVRSFKIEGRYKDMGYVKNITAHYRKLLDEIIEEREFSEQPLARSSSGTTSFSFEPDPDQNFNREFTDYFVNGRKDDIGAFDTPKTPGRSIGWVTQVGDKWFEIEASDKATELHNGDGLCYYDLQKELVGVHINRVECMHAKKGIWRLFPKNEIAEFKDLRKGLEINRNRDMDWVRMLEKKSSERRIGLWAEFKEAVNGTTQGFALTLTDEDGFTATASIEHEHQSATDAAKAEATLREQLGRFGASIFSVNDISLQLSQPWFVPASALNQLRRDALAALEAARANGFIRLPRAKPVEPPAPFPEDTLTYLSNVFNQKAHDFYVKHGVKVIDAAYESKEEEGEVSLMITKHCVRFSMSLCPKQAKGVIGVKGTIKAEPLQLINGKEKLTLRFDCKPCEMHVVGKMKKSVMNQHAKEMQEHPMQFFRTRPAPNAKP